A single Cannabis sativa cultivar Pink pepper isolate KNU-18-1 chromosome 7, ASM2916894v1, whole genome shotgun sequence DNA region contains:
- the LOC115697415 gene encoding uncharacterized protein LOC115697415 isoform X4, with amino-acid sequence MFAKRLLHKVAHNSQNLKQGNLTETDLDLRISVHYGIPSTSSLLAFDPIQRILAIGTLDGRIKVIGGDGIEGLLISPKQLPFKNIEFLQNQGYLVSILNDNDIQVWNLERRCLVCCLQWETNITAFAAIHGSNFMYVGDEYGLMSVIKYNVEEESLLQFPYHVSASTISDVTEFPFLDDQPIVGVLPQPRSSGNRVLIAYQNGLVALWDVIDSRVVFSGGGKDLQLKDEFIEPSGDTNVDSLEHSSKHQLEEKEISALCWASSSGSILAVGYVDGDILFWNTSSSASSKGQQQALSSSKNVVKLQLSSAERRLPVIVLQWSASNKSRNDCDGQLFIYGGDEIGSEEVLTVLTLEWSSGMESVRCVSRTDLTLSGSFADMALVPSAWVTGSNKNADVFVLTSPGELHFYDGVSLSSLTSQEEKKQSISAVEFPAVIPVSDPTITVAKFIKVPLGKNSDISEEINSIMRTGSISSPADGAKWPLTGGVPSQLSTSKNKKTERLYLAGYSDGSVRIWDATLPVLSFVLLLEGQVQSIEVAGSGAPISELDFCFLTLSLAIGNECGLVRIYNLKGCLDGGNFHFVTDSKHEVHSLSQGKEVQCSAVFALATSPVQTLEFVHSGAKLAVGYKCGRVAVVDMSSLSVVFLLNDLSSSNSPVISISWTEMANSHSPSKNSETNTSQPSLNAAREVMFILTKDANINVIDGSNGNSISPRPGNLKKKSIAVSMYVIEGIVSTSKVYNEKQPEESLKDKAIPEGPGPDGSPSGITSDESEHNPLSDPSKNSGENLLDTFVLLCCEDSSRLYSTKSVIQGNNKSIYKVKHAKPCIWTSIFRKDENVQGLVLLFQTGAVEIRSIPDLELVKESSLMSILRWNFKANMNKMMSSSDNGQITLANGCEVAFISVLASENDFRIPESLPCLHDHVLAAAADAAVSHSINQKKKPGTAPGIIGGIVKGLKVGKVDHSVDSTKSPKSTFNQLEGIFLKSQHATSTSYVDHQEAVELNIDDIEIDEPLPLPSSSIDDHKNIKKEKGSERERLFGGGTDDITPRVRTREEIMAKYGKAKDASSAAANAREKLVERKEKLERLGKRTEELQNGAEDFASMANELVKTLENRKWWQI; translated from the exons ATGTTTGCCAAGCGTCTCTTACACAAAGTTGCTCACAATTCTCAG AACTTGAAACAGGGTAATTTGACCGAAACGGACTTGGACCTGCGGATTTCAGTTCACTATGGCATTCCTTCTACCTCTTCTCTTCTTGCTTTCGACCCCATTCAGCGAATTTTAGCCATTGGAACACT GGATGGAAGGATAAAAGTGATCGGTGGTGATGGCATTGAAGGACTTCTTATATCCCCAAAGCAATTACCTTTCAAAAATATCGAG TTTCTGCAAAACCAGGGATATTTGGTCAGCATTTTAAATGACAATGATATCCAG GTTTGGAATCTTGAGAGAAGGTGCTTAGTTTGCTGTTTACAGTGGGAAACCAACATAACTGCTTTTGCTGCAATCCATGGCTCCAATTTCAT GTATGTTGGTGATGAGTATGGTTTGATGTCTGTGATAAAGTACAATGTTGAAGAGGAAAGTCTTTTGCAGTTTCCGTATCATGTTTCAGCAAGTACTATAAGTG ATGTCACCGAATTTCCATTTCTTGATGACCAACCAATTGTTGGCGTTCTTCCTCAACCTCGTTCCTCAGGAAACAG AGTACTGATTGCATATCAGAATGGGTTGGTAGCCCTTTGGGATGTTATTGACTCTCGAGTTGTTTTTTCTGGAGGTGGTAAGGATCTCCAGCTTAAggatgaatttatagaaccctCAGGTGACACCAATGTAGATTCTCTAGAACATTCATCTAAACATCAGTTGGAAGAGAAGGAAATAAGTGCTCTTTGTTGGGCATCTTCTAGTGGGTCCATTCTTGCTGTGGGGTACGTGGATGGAGATATTTTGTTTTGGAACACATCATCCTCTGCTTCAAGTAAAGGTCAACAACAGGCTTTGTCATCATCTAAAAATGTTGTTAAGTTACAATTATCATCTGCCGAAAGGAGACTCCCTGTCATTGTCTTACAATGGTCTGCAAGTAATAAATCCCGTAATGATTGTGATGGCCAGCTGTTTATTTATGGTGGTGATGAAATAGGATCTGAGGAAGTTTTAACG GTTTTAACACTTGAATGGTCATCTGGAATGGAGTCTGTAAGATGTGTTAGTCGCACAGATCTTACACTCAGTGGCTCTTTTGCAGACATGGCTTTGGTACCTAGTGCTTGGGTAACCGGGAGTAACAAAAATGCTGACGTTTTTGTGCTAACAAGCCCTGGGGAGCTGCACTTTTATGACGGTGTTAGCCTCTCTTCCTTGACATCCCAGGAAGAGAAGAAACAATCTATTAGTGCAGTAGAATTTCCTGCAGTGATACCTGTGAGTGATCCAACCATCACTGTAGCAAAATTTATTAAGGTCCCTCTTGGGAAGAACTCAGACATATCCGAAGAG ATAAACTCAATTATGAGAACAGGCTCAATTTCATCCCCAGCTGATGGAGCGAAGTGGCCACTAACTGGGGGGGTGCCTAGTCAGTTGTCTActagtaaaaataaaaagacgGAGAGACTGTATCTAGCTGGGTATTCAGATGGATCTGTTAGGATATGGGATGCCACTTTACCAGTCTTATCTTTTGTTCTTCTTTTAGAAGGGCAG GTGCAAAGTATTGAAGTCGCTGGTTCAGGTGCTCCCATCTCAGAGTTGGATTTCTGCTTTCTGACTTTAAGTTTGGCTATTGGCAATGAATGTGGTCTG GTTCGTATTTATAATCTTAAAGGATGCTTAGATGGAGGAAACTTCCACTTCGTCACAGATTCTAAACATGAAG TTCACAGTTTGTCTCAAGGAAAAGAGGTTCAGTGTAGTGCTGTTTTTGCTCTTGCTACTTCCCCTGTTCAAACATTAGAGTTTGTGCATTCTGGAGCTAAACTTGCTGTTGGATATAAATGTGGCCGT GTTGCAGTAGTTGACATGAGTTCCTTATCAGTTGTGTTCCTACTAAATGATTTATCATCCTCCAACTCTCCAGTGATTTCAATAAGTTGGACAGAAATGGCAAACTCTCATAGTCCATCAAAGAACTCAGAAACAAACACTTCTCAGCCTTCTCTTAACGCTGCAAGGGAAGTGATGTTCATCTTAACAAAGGATGCAAATATTAATGTCATTGACGGCAGTAATGGTAATTCGATCAGTCCGCGACCAGggaacttgaaaaaaaaatcaattgcaGTTTCAATGTATGTCATAG AGGGTATCGTTTCTACTTCTAAGGTATACAATGAAAAGCAGCCAGAAGAGAGCTTAAAGGATAAAGCTATTCCAGAGGGGCCTGGTCCAGATGGTTCTCCGAGTGGAATAACTTCAGATGAAAGTGAACACAACCCTTTATCCGATCCTTCTAAGAATTCGGGGGAAAATTTATTGGATACATTTGTTTTGCTATGTTGTGAGGATTCATCACGCCTGTACTCCACAAAATCTGTAATTCAG GGAAACAATAAATCTATTTACAAAGTAAAACATGCAAAACCATGCATCTGGACTTCAATTTTTAGGAAAGATGAAAATGTTCAGGGATTAGTGTTGCTGTTTCAGACTGGAGCAGTTGAAATCAG GTCAATACCAGATTTAGAATTGGTGAAAGAAAGCTCCTTGATGTCTATTCTGAGGTGGAATTTTAAGGCAAATATGAATAAGATGATGAGTTCTTCCGATAACGGACAGATAACACTG GCAAATGGTTGTGAAGTGGCATTCATCTCTGTTTTAGCTAGTGAAAATGATTTTAG GATCCCAGAGTCTTTGCCATGTCTCCACGATCACGTTCTTGCAGCTGCTGCAGATGCTGCCGTTAGTCACTCAATAAATCAGAAGAAAAAGCCG GGTACAGCCCCAGGAATTATAGGTGGTATTGTCAAAGGTCTGAAGGTTGGAAAAGTGGACCACAGTGTCGATTCTACAAAAAGTCCTAAATCCACTTTTAATCAATTAGAGGGAATATTTCTCAAGTCTCAGCATGCAACCTCTACTTCATATGTTGATCATCAAGAAGCTGTGGAGCTTAATATAG ATGATATTGAGATAGATGAACCTCTACCTTTACCATCTAGTTCAATCGAtgatcataaaaatataaagaaag
- the LOC115697415 gene encoding uncharacterized protein LOC115697415 isoform X5 gives MFAKRLLHKVAHNSQGNLTETDLDLRISVHYGIPSTSSLLAFDPIQRILAIGTLDGRIKVIGGDGIEGLLISPKQLPFKNIEFLQNQGYLVSILNDNDIQVWNLERRCLVCCLQWETNITAFAAIHGSNFMYVGDEYGLMSVIKYNVEEESLLQFPYHVSASTISDVTEFPFLDDQPIVGVLPQPRSSGNRVLIAYQNGLVALWDVIDSRVVFSGGGKDLQLKDEFIEPSGDTNVDSLEHSSKHQLEEKEISALCWASSSGSILAVGYVDGDILFWNTSSSASSKGQQQALSSSKNVVKLQLSSAERRLPVIVLQWSASNKSRNDCDGQLFIYGGDEIGSEEVLTVLTLEWSSGMESVRCVSRTDLTLSGSFADMALVPSAWVTGSNKNADVFVLTSPGELHFYDGVSLSSLTSQEEKKQSISAVEFPAVIPVSDPTITVAKFIKVPLGKNSDISEEINSIMRTGSISSPADGAKWPLTGGVPSQLSTSKNKKTERLYLAGYSDGSVRIWDATLPVLSFVLLLEGQQVQSIEVAGSGAPISELDFCFLTLSLAIGNECGLVRIYNLKGCLDGGNFHFVTDSKHEVHSLSQGKEVQCSAVFALATSPVQTLEFVHSGAKLAVGYKCGRVAVVDMSSLSVVFLLNDLSSSNSPVISISWTEMANSHSPSKNSETNTSQPSLNAAREVMFILTKDANINVIDGSNGNSISPRPGNLKKKSIAVSMYVIEGIVSTSKVYNEKQPEESLKDKAIPEGPGPDGSPSGITSDESEHNPLSDPSKNSGENLLDTFVLLCCEDSSRLYSTKSVIQGNNKSIYKVKHAKPCIWTSIFRKDENVQGLVLLFQTGAVEIRSIPDLELVKESSLMSILRWNFKANMNKMMSSSDNGQITLANGCEVAFISVLASENDFRIPESLPCLHDHVLAAAADAAVSHSINQKKKPGTAPGIIGGIVKGLKVGKVDHSVDSTKSPKSTFNQLEGIFLKSQHATSTSYVDHQEAVELNIDDIEIDEPLPLPSSSIDDHKNIKKEKGSERERLFGGGTDDITPRVRTREEIMAKYGKAKDASSAAANAREKLVERKEKLERLGKRTEELQNGAEDFASMANELVKTLENRKWWQI, from the exons ATGTTTGCCAAGCGTCTCTTACACAAAGTTGCTCACAATTCTCAG GGTAATTTGACCGAAACGGACTTGGACCTGCGGATTTCAGTTCACTATGGCATTCCTTCTACCTCTTCTCTTCTTGCTTTCGACCCCATTCAGCGAATTTTAGCCATTGGAACACT GGATGGAAGGATAAAAGTGATCGGTGGTGATGGCATTGAAGGACTTCTTATATCCCCAAAGCAATTACCTTTCAAAAATATCGAG TTTCTGCAAAACCAGGGATATTTGGTCAGCATTTTAAATGACAATGATATCCAG GTTTGGAATCTTGAGAGAAGGTGCTTAGTTTGCTGTTTACAGTGGGAAACCAACATAACTGCTTTTGCTGCAATCCATGGCTCCAATTTCAT GTATGTTGGTGATGAGTATGGTTTGATGTCTGTGATAAAGTACAATGTTGAAGAGGAAAGTCTTTTGCAGTTTCCGTATCATGTTTCAGCAAGTACTATAAGTG ATGTCACCGAATTTCCATTTCTTGATGACCAACCAATTGTTGGCGTTCTTCCTCAACCTCGTTCCTCAGGAAACAG AGTACTGATTGCATATCAGAATGGGTTGGTAGCCCTTTGGGATGTTATTGACTCTCGAGTTGTTTTTTCTGGAGGTGGTAAGGATCTCCAGCTTAAggatgaatttatagaaccctCAGGTGACACCAATGTAGATTCTCTAGAACATTCATCTAAACATCAGTTGGAAGAGAAGGAAATAAGTGCTCTTTGTTGGGCATCTTCTAGTGGGTCCATTCTTGCTGTGGGGTACGTGGATGGAGATATTTTGTTTTGGAACACATCATCCTCTGCTTCAAGTAAAGGTCAACAACAGGCTTTGTCATCATCTAAAAATGTTGTTAAGTTACAATTATCATCTGCCGAAAGGAGACTCCCTGTCATTGTCTTACAATGGTCTGCAAGTAATAAATCCCGTAATGATTGTGATGGCCAGCTGTTTATTTATGGTGGTGATGAAATAGGATCTGAGGAAGTTTTAACG GTTTTAACACTTGAATGGTCATCTGGAATGGAGTCTGTAAGATGTGTTAGTCGCACAGATCTTACACTCAGTGGCTCTTTTGCAGACATGGCTTTGGTACCTAGTGCTTGGGTAACCGGGAGTAACAAAAATGCTGACGTTTTTGTGCTAACAAGCCCTGGGGAGCTGCACTTTTATGACGGTGTTAGCCTCTCTTCCTTGACATCCCAGGAAGAGAAGAAACAATCTATTAGTGCAGTAGAATTTCCTGCAGTGATACCTGTGAGTGATCCAACCATCACTGTAGCAAAATTTATTAAGGTCCCTCTTGGGAAGAACTCAGACATATCCGAAGAG ATAAACTCAATTATGAGAACAGGCTCAATTTCATCCCCAGCTGATGGAGCGAAGTGGCCACTAACTGGGGGGGTGCCTAGTCAGTTGTCTActagtaaaaataaaaagacgGAGAGACTGTATCTAGCTGGGTATTCAGATGGATCTGTTAGGATATGGGATGCCACTTTACCAGTCTTATCTTTTGTTCTTCTTTTAGAAGGGCAG CAGGTGCAAAGTATTGAAGTCGCTGGTTCAGGTGCTCCCATCTCAGAGTTGGATTTCTGCTTTCTGACTTTAAGTTTGGCTATTGGCAATGAATGTGGTCTG GTTCGTATTTATAATCTTAAAGGATGCTTAGATGGAGGAAACTTCCACTTCGTCACAGATTCTAAACATGAAG TTCACAGTTTGTCTCAAGGAAAAGAGGTTCAGTGTAGTGCTGTTTTTGCTCTTGCTACTTCCCCTGTTCAAACATTAGAGTTTGTGCATTCTGGAGCTAAACTTGCTGTTGGATATAAATGTGGCCGT GTTGCAGTAGTTGACATGAGTTCCTTATCAGTTGTGTTCCTACTAAATGATTTATCATCCTCCAACTCTCCAGTGATTTCAATAAGTTGGACAGAAATGGCAAACTCTCATAGTCCATCAAAGAACTCAGAAACAAACACTTCTCAGCCTTCTCTTAACGCTGCAAGGGAAGTGATGTTCATCTTAACAAAGGATGCAAATATTAATGTCATTGACGGCAGTAATGGTAATTCGATCAGTCCGCGACCAGggaacttgaaaaaaaaatcaattgcaGTTTCAATGTATGTCATAG AGGGTATCGTTTCTACTTCTAAGGTATACAATGAAAAGCAGCCAGAAGAGAGCTTAAAGGATAAAGCTATTCCAGAGGGGCCTGGTCCAGATGGTTCTCCGAGTGGAATAACTTCAGATGAAAGTGAACACAACCCTTTATCCGATCCTTCTAAGAATTCGGGGGAAAATTTATTGGATACATTTGTTTTGCTATGTTGTGAGGATTCATCACGCCTGTACTCCACAAAATCTGTAATTCAG GGAAACAATAAATCTATTTACAAAGTAAAACATGCAAAACCATGCATCTGGACTTCAATTTTTAGGAAAGATGAAAATGTTCAGGGATTAGTGTTGCTGTTTCAGACTGGAGCAGTTGAAATCAG GTCAATACCAGATTTAGAATTGGTGAAAGAAAGCTCCTTGATGTCTATTCTGAGGTGGAATTTTAAGGCAAATATGAATAAGATGATGAGTTCTTCCGATAACGGACAGATAACACTG GCAAATGGTTGTGAAGTGGCATTCATCTCTGTTTTAGCTAGTGAAAATGATTTTAG GATCCCAGAGTCTTTGCCATGTCTCCACGATCACGTTCTTGCAGCTGCTGCAGATGCTGCCGTTAGTCACTCAATAAATCAGAAGAAAAAGCCG GGTACAGCCCCAGGAATTATAGGTGGTATTGTCAAAGGTCTGAAGGTTGGAAAAGTGGACCACAGTGTCGATTCTACAAAAAGTCCTAAATCCACTTTTAATCAATTAGAGGGAATATTTCTCAAGTCTCAGCATGCAACCTCTACTTCATATGTTGATCATCAAGAAGCTGTGGAGCTTAATATAG ATGATATTGAGATAGATGAACCTCTACCTTTACCATCTAGTTCAATCGAtgatcataaaaatataaagaaag
- the LOC115697415 gene encoding uncharacterized protein LOC115697415 isoform X3 encodes MFAKRLLHKVAHNSQNLKQGNLTETDLDLRISVHYGIPSTSSLLAFDPIQRILAIGTLDGRIKVIGGDGIEGLLISPKQLPFKNIEFLQNQGYLVSILNDNDIQVWNLERRCLVCCLQWETNITAFAAIHGSNFMYVGDEYGLMSVIKYNVEEESLLQFPYHVSASTISDVTEFPFLDDQPIVGVLPQPRSSGNRVLIAYQNGLVALWDVIDSRVVFSGGGKDLQLKDEFIEPSGDTNVDSLEHSSKHQLEEKEISALCWASSSGSILAVGYVDGDILFWNTSSSASSKGQQQALSSSKNVVKLQLSSAERRLPVIVLQWSASNKSRNDCDGQLFIYGGDEIGSEEVLTVLTLEWSSGMESVRCVSRTDLTLSGSFADMALVPSAWVTGSNKNADVFVLTSPGELHFYDGVSLSSLTSQEEKKQSISAVEFPAVIPVSDPTITVAKFIKVPLGKNSDISEEINSIMRTGSISSPADGAKWPLTGGVPSQLSTSKNKKTERLYLAGYSDGSVRIWDATLPVLSFVLLLEGQQVQSIEVAGSGAPISELDFCFLTLSLAIGNECGLVRIYNLKGCLDGGNFHFVTDSKHEVHSLSQGKEVQCSAVFALATSPVQTLEFVHSGAKLAVGYKCGRVAVVDMSSLSVVFLLNDLSSSNSPVISISWTEMANSHSPSKNSETNTSQPSLNAAREVMFILTKDANINVIDGSNGNSISPRPGNLKKKSIAVSMYVIEGIVSTSKVYNEKQPEESLKDKAIPEGPGPDGSPSGITSDESEHNPLSDPSKNSGENLLDTFVLLCCEDSSRLYSTKSVIQGNNKSIYKVKHAKPCIWTSIFRKDENVQGLVLLFQTGAVEIRSIPDLELVKESSLMSILRWNFKANMNKMMSSSDNGQITLANGCEVAFISVLASENDFRIPESLPCLHDHVLAAAADAAVSHSINQKKKPGTAPGIIGGIVKGLKVGKVDHSVDSTKSPKSTFNQLEGIFLKSQHATSTSYVDHQEAVELNIDDIEIDEPLPLPSSSIDDHKNIKKEKGSERERLFGGGTDDITPRVRTREEIMAKYGKAKDASSAAANAREKLVERKEKLERLGKRTEELQNGAEDFASMANELVKTLENRKWWQI; translated from the exons ATGTTTGCCAAGCGTCTCTTACACAAAGTTGCTCACAATTCTCAG AACTTGAAACAGGGTAATTTGACCGAAACGGACTTGGACCTGCGGATTTCAGTTCACTATGGCATTCCTTCTACCTCTTCTCTTCTTGCTTTCGACCCCATTCAGCGAATTTTAGCCATTGGAACACT GGATGGAAGGATAAAAGTGATCGGTGGTGATGGCATTGAAGGACTTCTTATATCCCCAAAGCAATTACCTTTCAAAAATATCGAG TTTCTGCAAAACCAGGGATATTTGGTCAGCATTTTAAATGACAATGATATCCAG GTTTGGAATCTTGAGAGAAGGTGCTTAGTTTGCTGTTTACAGTGGGAAACCAACATAACTGCTTTTGCTGCAATCCATGGCTCCAATTTCAT GTATGTTGGTGATGAGTATGGTTTGATGTCTGTGATAAAGTACAATGTTGAAGAGGAAAGTCTTTTGCAGTTTCCGTATCATGTTTCAGCAAGTACTATAAGTG ATGTCACCGAATTTCCATTTCTTGATGACCAACCAATTGTTGGCGTTCTTCCTCAACCTCGTTCCTCAGGAAACAG AGTACTGATTGCATATCAGAATGGGTTGGTAGCCCTTTGGGATGTTATTGACTCTCGAGTTGTTTTTTCTGGAGGTGGTAAGGATCTCCAGCTTAAggatgaatttatagaaccctCAGGTGACACCAATGTAGATTCTCTAGAACATTCATCTAAACATCAGTTGGAAGAGAAGGAAATAAGTGCTCTTTGTTGGGCATCTTCTAGTGGGTCCATTCTTGCTGTGGGGTACGTGGATGGAGATATTTTGTTTTGGAACACATCATCCTCTGCTTCAAGTAAAGGTCAACAACAGGCTTTGTCATCATCTAAAAATGTTGTTAAGTTACAATTATCATCTGCCGAAAGGAGACTCCCTGTCATTGTCTTACAATGGTCTGCAAGTAATAAATCCCGTAATGATTGTGATGGCCAGCTGTTTATTTATGGTGGTGATGAAATAGGATCTGAGGAAGTTTTAACG GTTTTAACACTTGAATGGTCATCTGGAATGGAGTCTGTAAGATGTGTTAGTCGCACAGATCTTACACTCAGTGGCTCTTTTGCAGACATGGCTTTGGTACCTAGTGCTTGGGTAACCGGGAGTAACAAAAATGCTGACGTTTTTGTGCTAACAAGCCCTGGGGAGCTGCACTTTTATGACGGTGTTAGCCTCTCTTCCTTGACATCCCAGGAAGAGAAGAAACAATCTATTAGTGCAGTAGAATTTCCTGCAGTGATACCTGTGAGTGATCCAACCATCACTGTAGCAAAATTTATTAAGGTCCCTCTTGGGAAGAACTCAGACATATCCGAAGAG ATAAACTCAATTATGAGAACAGGCTCAATTTCATCCCCAGCTGATGGAGCGAAGTGGCCACTAACTGGGGGGGTGCCTAGTCAGTTGTCTActagtaaaaataaaaagacgGAGAGACTGTATCTAGCTGGGTATTCAGATGGATCTGTTAGGATATGGGATGCCACTTTACCAGTCTTATCTTTTGTTCTTCTTTTAGAAGGGCAG CAGGTGCAAAGTATTGAAGTCGCTGGTTCAGGTGCTCCCATCTCAGAGTTGGATTTCTGCTTTCTGACTTTAAGTTTGGCTATTGGCAATGAATGTGGTCTG GTTCGTATTTATAATCTTAAAGGATGCTTAGATGGAGGAAACTTCCACTTCGTCACAGATTCTAAACATGAAG TTCACAGTTTGTCTCAAGGAAAAGAGGTTCAGTGTAGTGCTGTTTTTGCTCTTGCTACTTCCCCTGTTCAAACATTAGAGTTTGTGCATTCTGGAGCTAAACTTGCTGTTGGATATAAATGTGGCCGT GTTGCAGTAGTTGACATGAGTTCCTTATCAGTTGTGTTCCTACTAAATGATTTATCATCCTCCAACTCTCCAGTGATTTCAATAAGTTGGACAGAAATGGCAAACTCTCATAGTCCATCAAAGAACTCAGAAACAAACACTTCTCAGCCTTCTCTTAACGCTGCAAGGGAAGTGATGTTCATCTTAACAAAGGATGCAAATATTAATGTCATTGACGGCAGTAATGGTAATTCGATCAGTCCGCGACCAGggaacttgaaaaaaaaatcaattgcaGTTTCAATGTATGTCATAG AGGGTATCGTTTCTACTTCTAAGGTATACAATGAAAAGCAGCCAGAAGAGAGCTTAAAGGATAAAGCTATTCCAGAGGGGCCTGGTCCAGATGGTTCTCCGAGTGGAATAACTTCAGATGAAAGTGAACACAACCCTTTATCCGATCCTTCTAAGAATTCGGGGGAAAATTTATTGGATACATTTGTTTTGCTATGTTGTGAGGATTCATCACGCCTGTACTCCACAAAATCTGTAATTCAG GGAAACAATAAATCTATTTACAAAGTAAAACATGCAAAACCATGCATCTGGACTTCAATTTTTAGGAAAGATGAAAATGTTCAGGGATTAGTGTTGCTGTTTCAGACTGGAGCAGTTGAAATCAG GTCAATACCAGATTTAGAATTGGTGAAAGAAAGCTCCTTGATGTCTATTCTGAGGTGGAATTTTAAGGCAAATATGAATAAGATGATGAGTTCTTCCGATAACGGACAGATAACACTG GCAAATGGTTGTGAAGTGGCATTCATCTCTGTTTTAGCTAGTGAAAATGATTTTAG GATCCCAGAGTCTTTGCCATGTCTCCACGATCACGTTCTTGCAGCTGCTGCAGATGCTGCCGTTAGTCACTCAATAAATCAGAAGAAAAAGCCG GGTACAGCCCCAGGAATTATAGGTGGTATTGTCAAAGGTCTGAAGGTTGGAAAAGTGGACCACAGTGTCGATTCTACAAAAAGTCCTAAATCCACTTTTAATCAATTAGAGGGAATATTTCTCAAGTCTCAGCATGCAACCTCTACTTCATATGTTGATCATCAAGAAGCTGTGGAGCTTAATATAG ATGATATTGAGATAGATGAACCTCTACCTTTACCATCTAGTTCAATCGAtgatcataaaaatataaagaaag